TCGAAGACCCGGCGTCATTGTGGGTAAGTTCTCTAATGTTAGATGCTCAAATCCGGTACTGCacccaaaaaaagtgaaaagaacaACAAAACCAGTATATTACCTGAATCAAAATATCAGTACTACAACTGTAAGAATAATATTACTATTGGAGATTGAGATCATCTTGATTGTTGTTTTAGCACCTGTTCTCCCTGGTGCATACTATCCCAGTGGCCACAGCCAGGGGCACAGCTACATGCATCAGACCAGCATGCATTCACTGAGGTCACAACACAGGGGCCTGGTGAGTCCTCATTTTTCTGCAATATTATGTAGCATATATACCATGCTTTCATgtttctttttgaataaaatgtattcagtaatgtaaaatacttttaatgcaCAAAAACGTGGTCATCAGACTGTGTACAGGGCCCTGTATGACTACACAGCGCAGGATTATGATGAGGTGTCATTCCGGGATGGTGACATCATTCAGAATGTGCAGCCGATCGATGAAGGCTGGATGTATGGAACGGTACAGCGGACGGGAAAGTCTGGTATGCTGCCTGCTAACTATGTAGAGGGCATTCGCTAGTTGATCCTGCATCTCTCTCGCTGAACCTCAAATCAAACACCATAGCTGAATGGTCATTAAATGGTCACAGGTACAGCTCTATTTTATTAGTCCGAATTGTTCCACTTtgtgtttgttacatttttttattttgttattctgaACGTCCAGTGTAAGTGAATGTactctgctgttcaaaagtttgttgtctgtaagctttttattattagttattttttaatgattacttttattcagcaaggatgaattaatttgagcaaaagtgacagtaaagatgtttacattGGCGTAAAACATTTCTATCTTgatcttttaaaatttctattcatcaaaaattccTAACAGTTTCCGAAAAAAccttaggcagcacaactgttttcaagattgataataataataataataataaaataaaattcagctttacatgactggaataaattacattttaaaatattcaaatagaaaacaattattttaaatgcttattatttcacaatattacaattttactgtaatttttaatcaaataaatgcacccttggtgagcataagagacttctttcaaaaacttcaaaATCTCTTGTGACCCAAACTTTGGAAAAGTAGTGTATGTGATGTAATAGTTTTGTACCAACATGgtatttactttgaaataaatgttaaatgtacaaGATGTATAGAGGATTGTAAAGAGGATTTTGTCACTTAAATATGAAAGAGAGCATTATTTTTAACAGCATGTTGCCTTGTAAAACATGAATATTTGTGAAACTGTTCTGcacaatgtaaattaaatgttccattacaacaaaaacatgacattttaccCACCATCACCATTCAAGCAATACAACGAGAAAAAAATTacgtttattaaaaataatttttaataaacatttcaaaaacatttacaaatgatgctGATATCAGGTATTTATAATGGTTAAGGGACTGACATTTCATCAACAACAATTCTCAGCTTCAATACTGGAATCATCAGTCATCATGTAGCGTCTCTGCTTTAATTTGAGTTCACCTTCATCTCAACCATATTCATTTTCCTTTCTTCATTTTGGCAACCTTCTCCTTACGCTTTTTCACATACtttggcattttattttttcttttctccctctGAGCTTCTTTAAccaatttctttctttcctgaAAGACAGAAATACCAACTTATTCTCACAACCCACGGACACAATTCATGTGTGGCAACATTTTCGGTTCCCCATTAGGTACCTTTCTGTCCATTTGTGCTTCCTCAGTGTGGCTTTCACCCTCCCCTTCTGACttctcatcatcttcatcttcatcctcctcctctccctcagAGCTTGAACTATCATCCTTCGTCGAGTCTTCCAGTATCAAGGGTACCTGTCAaataggaataataataaaacaaattcaacagcagcatttttattgtcattatgcttGAGTTTGGCGATGACTGTTGTTTATATTCTCTGCCTTAATCCTCCCACATGCCGAGCAGGCAAAGAAAATTCCAAAGAGACCTAGTGGATgcattaaaagcaaaaacaagtcTTGACCACATAAGGTGTCTTAAACCTAATGCTTAATCATTAATGCGCCAAATGgtcttcttaaaaacaaaaacagcattctccTCACCATTTGCACACCAGAAAGGTCCTTCCTGAGGCCTGTCACTGTCTGGTAGAGGATCTGTAATGGAAAACAGATCATTTCAACCGAATAGTTTCAGAGCATTggttcattatttttcatttagggCAGTGAGACATACATTGTCAGTACTCGTGTCCTCAGAAGCCTCCTCCGTTTTCTTCAACATTGTGTCCACATCCCTCTCATAATGAGTGACTTCATTAAGTGTGCGTGGAATGTAGGCTTTCTTAAACACCTGTTTTGAGACAGATCCACATGTGAATTGTTAGACAGGATTCCcacaaaaatgcctttttttaaattgatttctgTACTATATATGGGTTAAAAATGTATAGAGATTCCTAGGAATTTCTGTATCTACTTATATgatttcttgaaataaaaaaatcattgtgtGTACAAATGTCTCCACAATGACTATCAATAGACATACTGGTATATCGAGTTAAAATCATTGTGTGTACAAATGTCTCCACAATGACTATCAATAGACATACTGGTATATcgagttttatatattttaggtaTCACTGTTTACCATTTTAttcgttttgtgttttttagtattattcagttttagtactatacttaattagtattatttatatactattatagtatttattaatacttgtaattagcttattttttatattttaagttttagtaattgttgtttttcatttttattcgttttgtgctttttattgaattttatttctgttttagtacttcaacttaaactttgGTTAACTGCCAAGATAGTtgccaacatttctaatttttgtttgtcTAGGTTTATTGTCAAGTTCCAGTTTTCCATCTAATACTTTATTTCACCTCATCATTAACTTTGTCCTGATTGGATCTGTCCTCTGCAGTTCTTTCAGATGCTATCTCCATTGcctgcaggtaaaaaaaaaccccactgcaACAAATGTATGTACCCAATCACATCAAGCTTGTCAGAATGCACAAAAAGCCACAAGAAAGAGAAACAGCCTGTTGTTAAGATTACCGATGAAGCATCACTGCAACTCACTGACCTTGTCCAGGTACTCATTTATGTTGTCACTTGTGATGGAGGGGTCTGTGATGAACTCAAACAGCTCACGAACAGTCATAACAGCTACATCATGCTTCTGGAAAAAGTCTGAGAGaaccaaaaaaatacatttaaaaatatttgttgacatTAATATCTTATCCTATTCAAGGCTGCACATTACCATTGACATTGCTGCAATCTTTGCGAAGAAACTCTAAAGCGTGTGGGTGATCGTGCTCAACGGACTGAGAGACGTCAATAAAATAAGCATCTCCGTTATGATACCTGCACACCAGAACACATCCatgcttaatgtttttaaacatgtttttaaacacTTTCCACTGATCACAGCACAACTGAACATCTTAAAAGCCTTGTGTACATAATAGAAAGTCAGCTTACAGTATATTGAACTCGCTGAGGTCAGCATGGACCAGATGAGCTTCATTGTACATTATTCTCATATTCTGGATGACCTGTAGATAGAGTTCCCGGGATTTGGATTCGGACAGGACCGCGTTCTTCAGCAGAGGGGCAGGCCTGGGGAATACACCAATAAGATCAAAAGATAAAAAGTCTGGAGTGTCATTTAGGAATTTGTTGAAAACTCTGAAACACTCCCATGTTTTGATCAGTTGCTGAGatgtatttgtgcatgtgtaaATGGTGGAGGTAAATGGCCACGTACATGTCATCTCGACCAATGAAGCTCATGACAAGGACGTGACTCCGCAACATGATGGGCTCTGGACTCGGAATCTGTGCGGTCTGTAGTTGAGATAAACAGATCCACATTAGAGACAAAAACCATCATAAAATATGTTCATGGAAACAAGAAAGAAGTAATAATCCTAATAATATTCACCTGATCAAGTTTCTCATTTCCTTCTCAGCCCAAGTGCGCACCATTTTTCTAGGATTGCCCTTGCAATAGCCATGACGGAACCTAAATTGTATTGGACATAGAAAATTGCTGTTTAATGACACACATCAGTAAGACTACATAAAACTATATGCCTGAAAAAAGACATCTGTCTAACCTGAATTCCCCGCTGACATATTTATCTCTGTCTTTGAATAATAGAATtgatgttttgtatattttgatgGCTCTGCTTTCTCCTTTTGCAGTAGTTGCATGGTAGACATTTGCCTGTGGTACAAAAtgcagggaagaaaaaaaagaaaaagaaaataggatagcaaaagaaaaaaaagcaacattttcatTAGTTCTTAGTAAAATGACTGATATAAACAGAAGATCTCAAGTGTATCAAAAATATAGAAAGTTataattttaatctatttaaccAGACAAACCAGGGTTATAGTAAactagaatatttttttattacttgaaaaaaaaacctgaaataaaataatttataaaaacttctcaaaaagaaataaaatgtatttaaaaaatacatttaataaattataaataaataaaaaaaatagaaataaaattctaattttcaacctcaagtactaaaataacaaagaataaattaactaaaacgaATGAATAGATCAATAACATTAAAACAGTCTTGCCTCTTTGCCTGTGCTGATACAGCCATTGATCTCTGAAAAGACACCTCTGCTGAGCATTTTAAACAGAATCATACGTGTGCGGGGGTCCAAAACCTGTACAGTCACATTAAAATATCCCACTGAATAATGCATCAACTACAACACTGGAGCTCAAGTGAAATCATCACAAATAAAGCTTGAGCAAACAACACACCTGTTCAACAGTAGCTCTGTCTGATTTGTCCTTTACTCGAAAACTGCAAAAAATGCATGCGGTTTTTAAGATTAAAAGACTTCAACTTAAATGGAAATCATGACTTTTGCACTGTTACTgctaactaaaaaataaaactataactataaacaatactttttgttcatttaaaagctgaaataaaatttaaacagatGAAAATGATGAATAGATGAATTTAATTGctaaatctgaattaaaaataaattaaaagctaaatacaatatataaatacataatatatatatatatatatatatatatatatatatacacacacacatatatatactgtatatcctaaatatatactaaaatatattaaaaaaataataagaatgtaaaatgaatatagattgaataaatataaaaaaattatatataattaaaatttatttcgaatactattatagtatatactAAAATAAGATAACTTACGTGTCTGCTTCCCTCTGCTTTTGCATCACAGTGACTTTATTGATCACAGAATCAGCATAGCTCAGTCTATCTGTGAAACACAGAAACTTAAATCAGAAAAAGCACAACTTTTTAATCAGAAAAAGTAAAGCTTTTAGCTCATTTTCTCTACAGAATTTTTTGATTCATTAAGAATAAGCTTACCgaggtttattttgttttcaaatttcctCAGGACCTTGTCTGATGGAGTGGACATTTTTAAGGACTTGTTAGAATTTTGACGATTAGcctgatgaagaaaaacaacaacaacacataactctctctccctctctctctctatatatatatgacccaTTGTCATTTAACCTACACAGATTCTTAGAATCAACAGGTTTGTTATCAACAATGGGATTCACTGACCTTGCACAAACCTTccgtaattatttatttatgttttaaacaccATATTAGCAACAGCAGCTATATTCATGGCAACATTaacaatatcatttaatatatattttataatataacattttcttaagaaacaataattatacaaaaacatacaagaaaCAACAATAGTCCTGATCCTTCAAAAATGAATACCTGTGGATTATTCCCGGTCCTCAGTGCAGTGTAGCGTTTTGTGAagtctcctcctcctgcttcaTTCCAATCCCATTCATCgtcctcatcctcatcttcataatcataatcataatcatcataGTCCTCCTCGTTCTCGCAGGTCTGTAAAGTGACTTCATGGAGTCGGTTCTCCAGGGAGGGCTTGTCAGGGACCTGACTGATTTCAGCCTCACTGTGAAATACCACACATTGTGTAGAATCAACCCATTGAGCATTTGTTAAccaaaatgtattatcattattatttgctGGTGTAATTAGTCAAATGAGTCCCAATAATTCCAGATTGCCTCTCTGAAAATATGAAACATATCCTGTCATAATAAAGGATAACGTCACACATCACTCATCTATGTATGtttgttctctattatagatcagtggctgGCACACATACTGTTTTGGTGTGTATATACcagtatattattgtttttcatgaTCGTGGAACACTGTAATATTTAACCTCATGCAGTTTCATACCTTCGCGTCTCGTCCGCGTCATCAAACTGCCCTGGTACGACCTGATACATCGCGGTGCTCtgattctaaatgtaaaaaaagtcgGAATCCTTAAAATATATCTCAACAAATAAAAAGCGAATGTAAAGGAACTGACCAAAAGCCGTCAAAACACGCTTGCATACCAACAGCACGGCACGCACGCCAGCGACTTCTCACTTCCGGCAACGTGGGTAAGGGTCAAGCGAAGGCTCAAAGAGCGAACGCGTAAATCCAAATTAAACACTGATTTTCAGAAGGCTAATCATCCATGAATTTTTGTACTTCATAAAGATATACTGTTGATATCAAACGTAGAAAAAATAGATTTAACAGGGGTTATTATTGTTCTTTCTTTTATGTGAGTGGTGcatttgggtggttgctaagatgttctggtaataataataaatataaaaaccataatataatattaatgttaatactaatactataaaaagttttaattgagaAACAAATGTAGACAGAAAAAATACAACTTAATTTCTCACTCTTTCTTAGTGTACATTTATTGATTGGATGTTTTATTCGCTTTACAGGGTTGAACAGCAAGGTGAAAAAGCAAAAATCAATGAGTTGTCTACATCTGAATCGATCTGACAAATATTTGCAATCCATCTGACAAACATGGTCACTGATTATGATAtcagaataaattacaatacCAGTTTTTGCAGAAAAGTTTTGGTACAGTTAAGCCTAAACATACTTTGAGCAAATTCAGTCAAATGCTCTTAAATGTAGTGTAGTGAACAGAGTCTGAACTGTATACACCAGACAGATTACACAGAAAGATGCTGATTTTGAAAAACccctgagaaagagaaaaactgaGAAATCCAAATTAGATTTACAtgcaaaatcaatatttttataattatattgtcACACCCCTCAAATTATACTCGATGGTTCAATGCTCTCAAAACGAATGGATAGTTGAATTGGTGGAAGATTTCATTAGATGACAAACAAAAAGACACACAGAAGATAAAATTTTCTcaagcatttaaatgtacaaagaATCTGAAAACATACAGAACCTCACAATCTCAGAATTCAACAACATTCATCTTTTTGATTCTCCTCGCTGCAGAAATCGGATTCTACGTGGCTTTTCAAAATGACAACCACACGCTTTTGACTGATCAATAAATACCTGCATAAAATGTTCAGTGTTTTCTATCCATATAACTGTGCACACCCACACACTTTTACACATTTACAAGTacaatcatcacacacacacacacacacacacacacacacacacagaaaatgtgtTTCAACAAATATAAAGACCAGTTCATTTACAATgtttaaattggttttaaatCCAAAGACTCACAGCTTTCAAAATGAATCAAACTAGCAAACATTTTGCCACTGAGAGGACTTCAGCCAAACTGACTAAATCTCAAATCAAGTGTTGTGTTGGGCTTCAGGGGTTATCCAAGTCACTTTTCCGGGAAGATTGAAATCCTTTTTACATAAACCAGCATGCTTTTTAGATACTTTTAGAACCGATATctactgggtaaaaaaaaaaaaaaaaagtgtttgattttTAGCGTGAACACCAGTGTTGAATCAATCCTCGGGAGATTTCCAGTACGAACACAAAACCAAGGAGGCAAACACAAACCACACTTTAAAGATACATAAAATGTACTCTGAATCACACGGACATTAAATACATACTGCGTGACTCTCAGAAGCACTCTTCTCTCTGATACACAGGCCTTATAATATGATACTACAACACCAGAAGGCGCTGCTTCAAGCTTTCCAGCCATTTATACTGTCTGCATCATTTGTCAATGAGGCTCAAAGATGGAGGATAATATACAAAGAACAGGCAAATATTGCCAATAAACTGATTGGCCGATgatcaccccaaaataaaaatgacagagctAAACAGCAATTTTATCCAAAATGTATTCAGCCGATCTTGACAATGAAAATGAGTCAGGCACTTCAGCTCTTCAATTccatgacaaaaagaaaaagaaaccactCCATACAGATACTAAAAACATACAGAAACTGACTTaagaataatacaatttaatgctGATATATAAATCTTCTGTTCATCATACAAATGCTTCtaatttatattgatataaaGGCTTTAtatgattcattaaaaatcatataaataggATTAAAATTGCTACTGTCCAGTTATGTGTTGATCCAGATTAAGGCATCAAGAGAAGAACCACTGTGCTTCAGAAACTGTTCTCCAGTTTGCATCCGTCATGCATACTGTATAAGACAAATATATAAGCAAAAGCCAGGCTTTGTAAC
Above is a genomic segment from Cyprinus carpio isolate SPL01 chromosome A2, ASM1834038v1, whole genome shotgun sequence containing:
- the LOC109107155 gene encoding LIM zinc-binding domain-containing Nebulette-like isoform X2, which encodes MMNWHKGCFHCEVCKMTLNMNNYKGYEKKPYCNAHYPKQTFTIVTDTPENLRLRQQSELQSQVKYRKDFEQSKGRGLKFVLDTPELQRLRKAQDQISNAKYHKDFEVSGLHGVSQGTRGSYPVRAQMTSNHETVGNSTHKGVHQYIMEMDRRPGVIVGKFSNVRCSNPVLHPKKVKRTTKPVYYLNQNISTTTVRIILLLEIEIILIVVLAPVLPGAYYPSGHSQGHSYMHQTSMHSLRSQHRGLTVYRALYDYTAQDYDEVSFRDGDIIQNVQPIDEGWMYGTVQRTGKSGMLPANYVEGIR
- the LOC109107150 gene encoding serine/threonine-protein kinase RIO1-like; amino-acid sequence: MYQVVPGQFDDADETRSEAEISQVPDKPSLENRLHEVTLQTCENEEDYDDYDYDYEDEDEDDEWDWNEAGGGDFTKRYTALRTGNNPQANRQNSNKSLKMSTPSDKVLRKFENKINLDRLSYADSVINKVTVMQKQREADTFRVKDKSDRATVEQVLDPRTRMILFKMLSRGVFSEINGCISTGKEANVYHATTAKGESRAIKIYKTSILLFKDRDKYVSGEFRFRHGYCKGNPRKMVRTWAEKEMRNLIRLQTAQIPSPEPIMLRSHVLVMSFIGRDDMPAPLLKNAVLSESKSRELYLQVIQNMRIMYNEAHLVHADLSEFNILYHNGDAYFIDVSQSVEHDHPHALEFLRKDCSNVNDFFQKHDVAVMTVRELFEFITDPSITSDNINEYLDKAMEIASERTAEDRSNQDKVNDEVFKKAYIPRTLNEVTHYERDVDTMLKKTEEASEDTSTDNILYQTVTGLRKDLSGVQMVPLILEDSTKDDSSSSEGEEEDEDEDDEKSEGEGESHTEEAQMDRKERKKLVKEAQREKRKNKMPKYVKKRKEKVAKMKKGK